Proteins co-encoded in one Juglans regia cultivar Chandler chromosome 16, Walnut 2.0, whole genome shotgun sequence genomic window:
- the LOC118344817 gene encoding glycerol-3-phosphate acyltransferase RAM2-like, producing MAADTSFPTVDKCTSIDREQHTVVADMDGTLLRGRSSFPYFALVAFEIGGVLRLLFLLLASPFAGILYYFVSESAGIQVLIFATFAGARVSDIESVARAVLPKFYSSDLHPVTWSVFSACGQRHVLTANPRIMVEAFLKDFLGADSVLGTEIAIYKGRATGFVLEPGILVGKNKADALKKAFGETDQPDIGLGDRHTDAPFMSLCKEAYIVPPKPEVKAVTSDKLPKPIIFHDGRLVQKPTPLMALLTILWIPIGFVLACLRIAAGSLLPMPIVYYAFWALGVRVTIKGTPPPPVRKSTGKSGVLFICSHRTLLDPIFLSTALGRPIPAVTYSVSRLSEIISPIKTVRLSRDRVADAAMIKKLLEEGDLAICPEGTTCREPFLLRFSALFAELTDQLVPVAMVNRMSMFHGTTARGWKGMDPFYFFMNPSPAYEVTFLNKLPMELTCGSGKSSHEVANYIQRVIASTLSYECTSFTRKDKYRALAGNDGTVVGPKPLLKANKVMGC from the exons ATGGCTGCAGATACAAGCTTCCCAACTGTGGACAAATGCACGTCAATAGACCGAGAACAGCACACAGTTGTTGCTGATATGGATGGAACCTTGCTTAGAGGCCGTAGCTCTTTCCCTTACTTTGCTCTTGTGGCCTTTGAGATTGGTGGGGTTCTGAGGCTCCTCTTCCTGCTCTTAGCTTCTCCTTTTGCCGGAATTCTCTATTACTTTGTCTCCGAGTCTGCCGGGATTCAAGTTCTCATCTTTGCAACATTTGCTGGCGCGAGAGTGTCGGATATTGAGTCGGTTGCGCGTGCTGTGCTCCCAAAGTTTTACTCGAGCGATCTCCACCCAGTGACATGGAGTGTTTTTTCTGCGTGTGGACAGCGGCATGTCCTCACTGCGAATCCAAGAATTATGGTGGAAGCCTTTCTGAAGGATTTCTTGGGAGCTGACTCGGTTTTGGGCACCGAGATAGCAATTTATAAGGGTAGAGCGACCGGGTTTGTTCTTGAGCCGGGGATACTCGTAGGGAAGAACAAGGCAGATGCACTCAAGAAGGCTTTTGGAGAAACTGATCAGCCTGATATCGGCCTTGGTGATAGGCATACCGATGCTCCTTTCATGTCCTTGTGCAAG GAAGCTTACATTGTGCCACCCAAGCCAGAGGTGAAGGCCGTGACCAGCGACAAGCTCCCCAAGCCTATAATATTCCACGACGGCCGCCTCGTCCAAAAGCCCACCCCACTCATGGCACTGCTCACCATTCTCTGGATCCCCATCGGCTTCGTCCTCGCCTGTTTGCGAATCGCGGCAGGCTCCCTCCTCCCCATGCCTATAGTCTACTACGCTTTCTGGGCACTTGGCGTCCGTGTAACCATCAAAGGCACCCCTCCTCCCCCTGTCAGAAAGTCCACAGGAAAATCAGGCGTCCTTTTCATTTGCTCCCACCGAACCCTCCTCGACCCAATCTTCCTCTCCACGGCCCTCGGCCGCCCCATCCCTGCAGTCACCTACTCAGTCTCCCGACTCTCCGAGATTATCTCGCCCATCAAAACTGTCCGGCTCAGTCGTGACCGAGTCGCTGACGCCGCCATGATAAAGAAACTCTTGGAAGAAGGCGACCTGGCAATATGCCCCGAGGGGACAACTTGCCGGGAGCCATTCCTGCTAAGGTTCTCAGCTTTGTTTGCCGAACTAACCGACCAACTTGTGCCTGTGGCAATGGTGAACCGGATGAGTATGTTTCATGGAACCACAGCTCGAGGATGGAAAGGGATGGACCCGTTCTACTTCTTCATGAATCCTAGCCCTGCATACGAAGTCACTTTTTTGAACAAGTTGCCAATGGAACTAACATGCGGTTCTGGGAAGTCCAGCCATGAGGTAGCAAATTACATACAAAGGGTGATTGCCTCAACTCTTTCCTACGAGTGCACTAGCTTCACTCGAAAAGATAAGTACCGGGCGCTTGCTGGTAACGATGGGACTGTGGTTGGTCCGAAACCTTTGCTTAAGGCCAACAAAGTAATGGGATGctga